From a single Veillonellales bacterium genomic region:
- a CDS encoding RNA methyltransferase, with product MRAPIYLGLVHYPIYNRNGQVITTAITNFDIHDIARTSRTYNIKKYFIIHPLESQAALAKDIIHYWQDGFGSRYNPDRREAFSIVDIIPDIEKAVARIEDAEGVKPILVATDARTFSHAVSYRELRTKLETGSSPVLLLFGTGWGMEKQIMARFDYILDPIYGPGDYNHLPVRAAAAIILDRLLGEPWWQGPKIS from the coding sequence ATGAGAGCGCCGATTTATCTTGGCCTGGTGCATTATCCTATTTATAATAGAAATGGTCAGGTGATTACCACCGCCATTACTAATTTTGATATCCATGACATTGCCCGTACCTCGCGGACTTATAATATAAAAAAATATTTCATCATTCATCCCTTAGAAAGCCAGGCGGCGCTTGCCAAAGATATTATCCATTATTGGCAGGACGGTTTTGGCAGCCGCTATAATCCGGATCGGCGGGAAGCGTTCAGCATAGTGGATATTATCCCCGATATTGAGAAGGCTGTCGCGCGGATAGAAGATGCGGAAGGGGTAAAGCCAATTCTGGTTGCTACGGATGCCCGGACATTTTCCCATGCTGTTTCTTACAGGGAGCTGCGAACCAAGCTGGAAACGGGCAGCAGTCCCGTCTTACTGTTATTTGGCACAGGGTGGGGCATGGAGAAACAGATTATGGCCCGGTTTGATTATATTTTGGATCCAATTTATGGCCCGGGAGATTATAATCATTTACCGGTGCGAGCGGCAGCGGCTATTATTTTAGACAGACTTTTAGGCGAACCCTGGTGGCAGGGTCCAAAAATTTCTTGA
- the rplS gene encoding 50S ribosomal protein L19, translating into MNMIQALEQEQLRKDIPSFKPGDTVRVHVKVVEGNRERIQVFEGVVINRKSGGVRETFTVRRISYGVGVERTFPVHSPRVDKIEVMRRGIVRRAKLYYLRNLTGKAARIKERR; encoded by the coding sequence ATGAATATGATTCAGGCACTTGAACAGGAACAACTTCGAAAGGATATTCCTTCATTTAAACCAGGCGATACCGTCCGTGTCCATGTAAAAGTCGTCGAAGGCAATCGTGAACGGATTCAGGTATTCGAAGGCGTGGTCATTAATCGCAAAAGCGGCGGCGTACGTGAAACCTTCACCGTTCGGCGGATATCCTACGGCGTAGGGGTTGAACGTACTTTCCCAGTGCATTCACCGCGAGTTGATAAAATTGAAGTGATGCGCCGCGGCATTGTCCGTCGGGCGAAGCTGTACTATTTGCGCAATCTTACCGGTAAAGCGGCGCGTATTAAAGAAAGACGCTAG
- the lepB gene encoding signal peptidase I, whose protein sequence is MSNTNLGEEIKDWIISILIAVVLAFFIRYFIVELYMVEGPSMRPTLQNSERLVVNKFIYRFKAPERGDVLVFRYPRDPSRDFIKRVIAVAGDSIEVKDGRVFVNSQLMNEPYILEKTRGSYSLTTVPEGRIFVMGDNRNNSEDSRFRDVGFVPLELVKGKAVMVFWPLDHIKALP, encoded by the coding sequence GTGAGCAATACAAATTTAGGGGAAGAGATTAAGGACTGGATTATTTCGATTCTGATTGCGGTGGTATTAGCGTTTTTTATTCGTTATTTTATTGTGGAATTATATATGGTAGAAGGTCCCTCCATGCGTCCTACCCTGCAAAATAGTGAGCGGCTGGTAGTCAATAAATTTATTTACCGCTTTAAGGCGCCGGAGCGTGGCGATGTCCTGGTATTTCGTTATCCTCGGGATCCCAGTCGAGATTTTATTAAACGGGTTATCGCCGTGGCCGGTGATTCTATAGAAGTTAAGGACGGGCGAGTATTTGTAAACAGCCAGCTCATGAATGAGCCTTACATATTGGAAAAAACCCGGGGTTCCTATTCTTTGACGACAGTACCGGAAGGCCGTATTTTTGTCATGGGAGATAATCGCAATAACTCCGAAGACAGCCGGTTCCGTGATGTGGGGTTTGTCCCGCTGGAGTTAGTAAAAGGGAAAGCAGTCATGGTTTTTTGGCCCTTGGATCACATAAAAGCGCTGCCTTAA
- the ylqF gene encoding ribosome biogenesis GTPase YlqF — protein MEDIQINWFPGHMAKAQRMIRENLKLVDVVIELLDARIPVSSGNPVMNEIIGNKPRVVALNKADLAEEFWTKCWTAHFRSKGLQVVALDAVSGKGTKLLVNKVEQAAGAKIAALAAKGIKNRAVRAMILGIPNVGKSSLINRLLGSAALRTADKPGVTRGKQWIKIGKNMELLDTPGVLWPKLQDMDVAFKLAVTGAINDEVYDLEKVMFKFLALLRNDYPERLIDRFKLNSPLPEDPLELLTVIGAKRGCLKSGGRVDADKARRIILNEFRGGKLGPITLDYLDSPDMARK, from the coding sequence ATGGAAGACATACAGATTAACTGGTTCCCCGGACATATGGCGAAAGCCCAGCGGATGATCCGGGAAAACTTGAAGTTAGTGGATGTTGTCATTGAACTGCTGGACGCTCGTATTCCCGTGAGCAGTGGGAATCCGGTAATGAATGAAATCATTGGCAATAAACCGCGGGTGGTAGCGTTGAATAAAGCGGATCTGGCGGAAGAATTCTGGACGAAGTGCTGGACTGCCCATTTTAGGAGCAAGGGTCTGCAAGTCGTTGCCCTGGATGCAGTCAGCGGCAAAGGAACAAAGCTTTTAGTCAACAAGGTGGAACAGGCAGCCGGGGCAAAGATAGCAGCGCTGGCAGCTAAGGGAATTAAAAACCGCGCTGTGCGAGCCATGATTTTAGGTATTCCCAACGTGGGCAAATCTTCGCTGATTAATCGCCTATTAGGCAGCGCTGCCTTGCGCACTGCCGATAAACCGGGGGTTACAAGGGGAAAACAGTGGATTAAAATTGGTAAGAATATGGAATTACTGGATACTCCCGGCGTATTATGGCCCAAACTCCAGGATATGGATGTTGCATTTAAGCTTGCCGTTACCGGAGCGATTAATGACGAAGTCTATGATTTGGAGAAAGTCATGTTTAAATTTCTCGCTCTGTTGCGTAATGACTATCCGGAACGGCTCATCGACCGCTTTAAGCTAAACTCCCCCTTGCCGGAAGACCCCCTTGAGCTGCTGACGGTAATTGGTGCCAAACGCGGCTGTCTGAAAAGCGGCGGCAGAGTTGATGCCGATAAAGCCCGGCGAATCATTTTGAACGAATTTCGCGGCGGGAAATTAGGGCCGATTACCCTCGACTATCTGGATAGTCCGGATATGGCAAGAAAATGA
- a CDS encoding ribonuclease HII — MEINKMTVSQIARLLEEKSIEKAVLAQLQLDSRISVTRLVQKWIRQQAAESLEKQRVHNLYQQERSLTQQGYSLITGVDEAGRGPLAGPVVIAAVILPLNHYLPCLNDSKKLSPKQREKLYIAIKQAAVAVNHIVVDIDKIDSLNIYQATIGGMYQAIAGLKPFPQVALIDAVPLPELAIPSASLIGGDAISASIAAASIIAKVERDHLMDKMDQKYPQYGFAKHKGYGTAEHLRALREYGPCPIHRRSFEPVKSWGDLL; from the coding sequence TTGGAAATAAACAAAATGACAGTGTCACAAATCGCCCGGCTGTTAGAGGAAAAATCAATTGAGAAAGCGGTTTTGGCGCAGCTGCAGTTGGATTCACGCATCTCTGTGACGCGGTTAGTACAGAAATGGATTCGGCAGCAGGCAGCGGAGAGTTTGGAAAAGCAGCGGGTGCATAATTTATATCAGCAGGAACGAAGCTTGACTCAGCAAGGCTATTCCCTTATCACCGGTGTTGATGAAGCCGGCAGGGGTCCTTTGGCTGGTCCTGTTGTGATTGCTGCCGTCATACTGCCGCTCAATCATTATCTGCCTTGCTTAAATGATTCTAAAAAGCTTTCCCCTAAACAACGGGAGAAACTTTATATCGCCATTAAGCAGGCTGCTGTGGCGGTAAATCATATTGTTGTTGATATTGATAAAATTGATTCGCTGAATATATATCAAGCTACTATCGGCGGCATGTATCAGGCAATTGCCGGGCTAAAGCCTTTTCCCCAGGTTGCCTTAATCGATGCGGTTCCCTTGCCGGAACTTGCTATTCCATCCGCATCATTAATTGGCGGCGACGCAATTAGCGCCTCGATTGCCGCAGCATCCATTATTGCCAAAGTGGAAAGAGATCATCTGATGGACAAAATGGACCAAAAGTATCCCCAATATGGTTTTGCCAAGCATAAAGGCTACGGAACAGCTGAGCATCTTCGTGCCCTGCGGGAATATGGGCCCTGTCCGATTCACCGGCGAAGTTTCGAACCGGTAAAATCGTGGGGGGATCTATTGTGA
- a CDS encoding EscU/YscU/HrcU family type III secretion system export apparatus switch protein produces the protein MSNEQEKTKRAIALRYKQAQDMAPKVVAKGSGFIAEQILKAAKKNGVPVYQNKTLTTLLMAVDLDREIPPELYQAVAEVLAYIYRVDQGIGRGKR, from the coding sequence ATGAGCAATGAACAGGAAAAAACCAAGCGGGCGATTGCCCTGCGTTATAAACAAGCCCAGGACATGGCTCCCAAAGTTGTAGCTAAAGGCTCGGGGTTTATTGCCGAACAGATTCTAAAGGCTGCAAAAAAAAATGGTGTGCCGGTTTATCAAAATAAAACGCTAACTACATTGTTAATGGCAGTCGATTTAGACCGTGAAATCCCTCCCGAATTGTATCAAGCCGTTGCCGAAGTGTTAGCTTACATTTATCGTGTTGATCAAGGTATAGGCAGAGGGAAAAGGTAG
- a CDS encoding HD-GYP domain-containing protein, whose translation MRRILLENVSAGMKLAKPLYNADGMVLLNAGIELKNRFIGRLKDLDVTYVYVEDALTQDIDVPDVISEKTRLESIASIKNITEQVKLGKGVEAEKAKKVANNLVDELCLNHDVLLNFIDMRTRSDYLFGHAVNVCVLSIMTGIGLGYDELRLRDLGVGALLHDVGKTRIAPEILAKTDRLTRSEVEEIKKHPLLGFEILRKNPDISLVSAHCAFQHHERNDGSGYPRGLKNSEIHQFAQIVSIADVYDALTADVTYRRAVPVYEALAIITKAGGTYFDLDLVNQFADNIAIYPIGTVVRLNDNRIGVVVDISRDYKSQPVVRVIQDKNRKPVRTLVELDLSKKTRLYIADVVER comes from the coding sequence ATGCGTCGCATATTGTTAGAAAATGTTTCCGCCGGCATGAAACTGGCTAAACCGCTGTATAACGCGGACGGTATGGTTCTTTTAAATGCCGGTATTGAGCTGAAAAACCGCTTTATTGGCCGTTTAAAAGACTTGGATGTAACTTACGTATATGTTGAGGATGCCTTAACCCAGGATATTGATGTTCCGGATGTAATAAGCGAAAAAACACGGCTGGAATCTATTGCCAGTATTAAGAACATTACCGAACAAGTAAAACTAGGCAAAGGAGTGGAAGCCGAAAAAGCCAAAAAAGTGGCCAATAACCTGGTCGATGAATTATGTTTGAATCATGATGTACTGTTGAATTTTATCGACATGCGCACCCGTAGCGATTATTTGTTTGGTCATGCGGTCAATGTTTGTGTATTATCGATTATGACCGGCATCGGGCTGGGATACGATGAATTACGGCTGCGGGATTTAGGTGTTGGCGCTCTGCTGCACGATGTGGGTAAGACACGGATTGCACCTGAAATTTTGGCTAAGACGGATCGCTTAACCCGGAGTGAGGTTGAAGAAATAAAAAAACACCCTTTGCTTGGCTTTGAAATTTTACGGAAAAATCCGGACATCAGTCTGGTTTCGGCTCATTGCGCCTTTCAGCATCACGAGCGGAATGATGGCAGCGGCTATCCCCGGGGTCTGAAAAACTCGGAGATCCATCAATTTGCCCAAATCGTTTCCATTGCGGATGTCTATGACGCTCTGACAGCGGACGTTACTTATCGCCGGGCGGTGCCCGTATATGAAGCTCTGGCTATTATCACCAAAGCGGGCGGTACTTATTTTGACTTGGATTTAGTGAATCAGTTCGCCGACAATATTGCAATCTATCCCATTGGGACGGTGGTACGGCTCAACGACAACCGGATTGGTGTGGTAGTTGATATTTCCCGCGATTACAAAAGTCAGCCGGTGGTTAGAGTTATTCAGGATAAAAATCGGAAGCCGGTTCGTACCTTGGTCGAATTGGATTTATCGAAAAAAACACGTTTATATATTGCCGATGTCGTAGAACGATAA
- a CDS encoding YraN family protein: MNHIQVGELGEAAAADYLQAKGYRLLDRRYRSRTGEIDIVAVSEAGVLVFVEVKTRRSTAYGFPAEAVTYQKQQKIIKTALCFLQQHNQGNVPCRFDVIEVQIDAGNTLKYNHIINAFGR, translated from the coding sequence GTGAATCATATACAAGTAGGAGAACTGGGCGAGGCCGCCGCTGCCGACTATTTACAAGCAAAGGGATACCGTCTGCTTGACCGGCGATACCGCAGCCGGACCGGCGAAATCGACATCGTTGCTGTCAGTGAGGCCGGAGTCCTGGTTTTTGTGGAAGTAAAAACCAGGCGCAGTACTGCTTATGGTTTTCCGGCAGAAGCAGTAACATATCAAAAACAGCAAAAAATCATTAAAACGGCTTTGTGTTTTTTGCAGCAGCATAACCAAGGCAATGTTCCCTGCCGCTTTGATGTCATTGAAGTCCAGATCGATGCCGGCAACACACTAAAATATAATCATATCATAAATGCGTTTGGCCGGTAA
- a CDS encoding UbiX family flavin prenyltransferase: MYILRIIVGITGASGAIYGLRFIEVLKEAGCEIHAVISEHGRQVLEYECGSAAKAVINTVDFLHDVNNVSACIASGSFKSDAMVVVPCSMRTVAGIANGIADNLLLRAADVTLKEGRTLVLVPRETPFSAIHLGNMLKLAQLGVRILPASPGFYHRPKDLQALVDMMVGKICDSIGMEHNLFERWTGQ; this comes from the coding sequence GTGTATATTTTGCGAATTATAGTGGGAATTACCGGAGCCAGCGGAGCAATCTACGGGCTGCGTTTCATTGAAGTATTAAAAGAAGCCGGCTGTGAAATCCATGCCGTCATATCCGAGCATGGCAGGCAAGTATTAGAATATGAATGCGGCTCTGCGGCGAAAGCGGTTATTAACACAGTCGATTTTCTGCATGATGTAAACAATGTTTCGGCTTGCATTGCCAGCGGTTCGTTTAAAAGCGATGCCATGGTAGTTGTACCTTGTTCCATGCGGACGGTGGCCGGCATTGCAAATGGCATTGCCGACAATCTGCTGCTGCGGGCGGCTGACGTCACGCTTAAAGAAGGACGCACGCTGGTACTGGTGCCGCGGGAAACACCCTTCAGCGCAATTCATCTGGGGAATATGCTGAAATTAGCCCAGCTGGGAGTGAGAATATTGCCGGCATCTCCGGGATTTTATCACCGGCCCAAGGATTTACAGGCGTTGGTTGATATGATGGTGGGAAAAATTTGTGATTCGATCGGCATGGAGCACAATCTGTTTGAACGCTGGACCGGTCAGTAA
- a CDS encoding YifB family Mg chelatase-like AAA ATPase: protein MFAKTLGSTTLGLNGVLITVEVDITNGLPGWEIVGLPDTAVRESRERVRAAIKNAGFEFPARRITVNLAPADLKKDSSGLDLPIAVGMLAALGHITVDSCQQYLFVSELSLDGKLRGISGILPMAIHSLEQGISEIFVAAENVQEALLVSGLTVYSPRTLAQLAAHLRGDCLLLPESKQAVGSQVQSAEDFADVQGQVVAKRALEIAAAGGHNVLMAGPPGSGKTMLAQRIPSILPVMSDQEALEVTKIYSVAGLLTNTSGLIRTRPFRNPHHTISAAGMIGGGRIPRPGEVTLSHNGVLFLDELPEFPRQVMEVLRQPLEDGHVTISRVNASLSYPAKSMLIAAMNPCPCGFLTDPSHPCSCSPGDIHRYTKKISGPLLDRIDIHIHVPRLEYNEMTGTNPSESSVQIRRRVEAARQLQQQRLEKFGLHCNAQMSHKHLKNLCPLTAGAQSLLKQAFAKMSLSARGYDRIIKVGRTIADLANSSAISDVHIAEAIHLRDSLKEIL from the coding sequence TTGTTTGCCAAAACGTTAGGTTCTACCACGCTCGGGCTGAACGGCGTACTCATTACAGTGGAAGTCGATATCACTAATGGCTTACCGGGGTGGGAGATCGTCGGCTTACCGGATACTGCCGTGCGGGAATCACGAGAACGGGTGAGGGCTGCCATCAAAAATGCCGGCTTTGAGTTCCCTGCCCGCCGCATTACCGTCAATCTTGCACCGGCAGACTTAAAAAAGGACAGTTCCGGCTTGGATCTGCCGATTGCTGTGGGAATGTTAGCAGCTCTCGGACACATTACCGTGGACAGCTGTCAGCAGTATTTGTTTGTCAGCGAACTTTCGCTGGATGGGAAGCTGCGGGGAATTTCCGGTATATTGCCCATGGCGATTCACAGTCTGGAACAGGGAATCAGCGAAATATTCGTCGCCGCGGAAAATGTGCAGGAAGCGCTGTTAGTGAGCGGCCTGACAGTGTATTCTCCCCGCACATTGGCACAGCTGGCGGCGCATTTGCGCGGCGACTGTCTTTTATTGCCGGAAAGCAAACAAGCAGTTGGTTCACAAGTACAATCAGCGGAAGATTTTGCTGATGTGCAGGGACAGGTAGTAGCGAAACGGGCGCTGGAGATTGCCGCAGCCGGTGGTCATAATGTTTTAATGGCCGGGCCTCCCGGGTCCGGTAAAACCATGCTGGCCCAGCGGATTCCCTCCATATTGCCGGTTATGTCGGACCAGGAAGCTTTGGAAGTCACTAAAATTTACAGCGTCGCCGGGTTATTGACAAATACCAGCGGCTTAATCCGCACCCGTCCCTTTCGCAATCCCCATCATACCATCTCCGCGGCGGGCATGATCGGGGGAGGCCGGATTCCCCGTCCGGGAGAAGTGACATTAAGCCATAACGGCGTGCTGTTTTTAGATGAACTTCCCGAGTTTCCCCGTCAGGTTATGGAAGTACTGCGTCAGCCGCTGGAGGACGGTCATGTTACTATATCGCGGGTAAACGCTTCCTTATCCTATCCGGCTAAATCTATGCTGATTGCGGCGATGAATCCTTGTCCGTGCGGCTTTTTAACAGATCCATCTCACCCGTGCAGCTGCAGTCCGGGAGACATACACCGATATACGAAAAAAATTTCCGGCCCGCTGCTGGATCGAATTGATATCCATATTCATGTACCACGGCTGGAATATAATGAAATGACCGGGACGAATCCGTCTGAATCGTCAGTGCAGATTCGCCGGCGGGTGGAAGCGGCGCGGCAGCTTCAGCAGCAGCGTCTGGAGAAGTTCGGCTTGCACTGCAATGCCCAAATGAGCCATAAGCATTTGAAAAATTTATGTCCGCTGACCGCCGGGGCGCAAAGCTTGTTAAAGCAGGCTTTTGCCAAAATGAGTCTAAGCGCCAGAGGCTATGACCGCATCATCAAAGTAGGCCGCACCATTGCCGATTTAGCCAATTCTTCAGCTATCTCCGATGTTCACATTGCCGAGGCAATTCACTTGCGGGACAGTCTGAAAGAGATTCTCTGA
- a CDS encoding YqeG family HAD IIIA-type phosphatase: MYKLLCPQLVLNALSDINLEELEKLGIKGIIFDLDNTIIPWDQPAMQPDIIQWLKGLAARGFKIGLVSNNRRQRVKEIAAQFAIPFAARAYKPAKTGFRQVASQMRLTSDQVAVVGDQLFTDILGGNRLGLYTIWVAPLSSKEFIGTKITRQLEKLTVRILRSKGMLKTHQPRCR, from the coding sequence TTGTATAAACTGTTATGTCCGCAGCTGGTTTTGAATGCTTTATCCGACATTAATTTGGAAGAATTAGAAAAATTAGGGATAAAAGGAATTATTTTTGATTTGGACAATACGATCATTCCCTGGGATCAGCCGGCCATGCAGCCTGATATTATTCAATGGCTGAAGGGTTTAGCGGCACGGGGCTTCAAAATAGGATTGGTGTCCAATAACCGGCGGCAGAGGGTAAAAGAAATTGCCGCTCAGTTTGCTATTCCCTTTGCGGCTCGCGCGTATAAACCGGCCAAAACCGGGTTTCGCCAGGTAGCGTCACAAATGCGGTTAACGTCCGATCAGGTAGCCGTGGTCGGCGATCAGCTGTTTACCGATATATTGGGGGGCAACCGTTTGGGCTTATACACTATTTGGGTGGCACCGTTAAGTTCAAAAGAATTTATCGGCACAAAAATCACCCGGCAGCTGGAAAAACTGACGGTTCGCATTTTGCGCTCAAAAGGGATGTTGAAAACTCACCAGCCACGCTGCCGGTGA
- a CDS encoding shikimate dehydrogenase, which produces MRINGKTKIIGVMGWPIEHSLSPRMHNAAFAAAGLDYVYLPLPVQPDQSAAAITGLKALGFVGANVTIPHKVAVMQYLDDIDRSAQMVGAVNTIVIQQGRAIGYNTDAAGFIRSLQNRQITFAGGKAVILGAGGAARALVCGLIDHAVDTVIIGARDRVKAAGLAHLFRDYCNIYAYDWQQEAFNREMENCDLLIHCTPLGMFPNIAAEPPVNWPHVNPSAAVCDIIYNPSRTRFLEQAAARGHVVINGQGMLVEQGAAAFELWTGQPAPREIMYSVFT; this is translated from the coding sequence ATGAGGATAAACGGCAAGACAAAAATAATCGGGGTAATGGGATGGCCCATTGAGCATTCACTGTCGCCACGTATGCATAATGCGGCTTTTGCTGCCGCCGGATTGGATTACGTCTATCTGCCGCTGCCGGTGCAGCCGGATCAATCGGCAGCGGCGATCACCGGGCTGAAAGCGTTAGGCTTTGTCGGTGCGAATGTAACCATCCCCCATAAAGTGGCAGTTATGCAGTATTTGGACGATATTGATCGCAGTGCGCAAATGGTAGGAGCTGTGAATACCATCGTCATTCAACAGGGAAGAGCGATCGGCTATAATACAGACGCGGCAGGCTTTATTCGTTCCCTGCAGAATCGGCAGATTACTTTCGCCGGGGGAAAAGCAGTTATTCTGGGGGCAGGCGGGGCAGCCCGGGCCCTGGTCTGCGGTCTGATTGACCATGCTGTCGATACAGTTATTATCGGTGCCCGGGATAGGGTAAAAGCGGCTGGCTTGGCTCATTTATTCCGCGATTATTGTAATATTTATGCCTATGACTGGCAGCAGGAAGCCTTCAATCGTGAAATGGAGAATTGCGACTTATTGATTCATTGCACCCCACTGGGGATGTTTCCCAATATAGCGGCTGAACCGCCGGTTAACTGGCCCCACGTCAATCCCAGTGCAGCGGTGTGCGATATCATCTACAATCCGTCTCGGACGCGGTTTTTAGAGCAGGCAGCGGCAAGGGGACATGTCGTTATCAATGGGCAGGGGATGCTGGTTGAACAAGGGGCTGCTGCCTTTGAACTTTGGACCGGTCAGCCTGCACCCCGGGAAATTATGTACAGCGTTTTTACTTGA
- a CDS encoding ATPase, T2SS/T4P/T4SS family, translating to MSSKHKRLGDILMETGLLSEDQLKKALVVQKKTGERLGKVLINLDYITEESMIEVLEFQLGIPHVNLSDTVVKEEVAALIPVSLAERYQIIPIKQAGKKLTLAMVDPTNFFAIDDVRMITGCDVEAVIAAEGEVKRAINQSYGVSQLVEKAVHKLQSEESAGTVEIQAKDDAPIVSIVNSLIHQAIKERASDIHIEPQDKSVRVRFRVDGMLREVAAFPRHTLAALISRIKIMSQMDIAERRLPQDGRIKFTEAGREIDIRTSTLPTILGEKVVMRILDKKSVILDIKALGMSAANLNKYHHLYTRSHGMILVTGPTGSGKTTTLYSTLTDINSPSKNIITVEDPVEYRLEGVNQVQVNYKAGLNFADGLKSILRQDPNIIMVGEIRDGETADIAIRAALTGHLVLSTLHTNDAPGAIARLIDMGIEPFLVASSVLGVMAQRLVRVICPDCKQKYIPSPDSPERLFLQLTPAADITLYRGAGCPRCNNTGYRGRMAIHELMPVSLAIRDLINCRAGGDQLAAAAVKEGMLTMGQDGIRKALDGLTTIEEVMRVAYSDIAAI from the coding sequence ATGTCCAGCAAACATAAACGGTTAGGCGACATATTAATGGAAACCGGCTTGTTAAGCGAAGACCAGTTGAAAAAGGCCCTGGTCGTACAAAAAAAGACCGGAGAACGATTGGGAAAAGTACTTATTAATTTAGATTATATTACGGAAGAAAGCATGATTGAAGTACTGGAATTCCAGCTGGGTATTCCTCACGTCAATTTGTCCGATACGGTAGTAAAAGAAGAAGTCGCCGCCCTTATTCCTGTCTCCTTGGCGGAACGGTATCAGATTATCCCCATTAAGCAGGCAGGGAAAAAGCTTACCCTCGCCATGGTCGATCCCACTAATTTTTTTGCTATTGACGATGTGCGCATGATCACCGGCTGCGACGTGGAAGCCGTTATTGCTGCCGAGGGGGAAGTGAAGCGGGCCATTAATCAGTCTTACGGCGTAAGTCAGCTGGTAGAAAAGGCTGTTCATAAGCTGCAGTCCGAGGAATCTGCCGGAACGGTGGAAATTCAGGCGAAGGATGATGCTCCGATTGTCAGCATCGTGAATTCATTGATCCATCAGGCAATCAAAGAACGAGCCAGCGATATTCATATTGAACCGCAGGATAAATCGGTGCGGGTTCGGTTTCGCGTTGACGGCATGCTGCGGGAAGTGGCTGCCTTTCCCCGGCATACCCTTGCGGCATTAATTTCCCGCATTAAGATTATGAGTCAGATGGACATTGCCGAAAGACGGCTGCCTCAGGACGGCCGGATCAAGTTTACCGAGGCCGGCCGCGAAATTGACATCAGGACGTCCACTCTGCCGACGATTTTAGGTGAAAAGGTGGTAATGCGGATTCTGGATAAAAAATCTGTTATTCTGGATATTAAAGCTCTCGGCATGTCGGCGGCTAATTTAAATAAATATCACCATTTATATACTCGTTCCCACGGCATGATTCTGGTCACAGGCCCTACCGGCTCCGGTAAAACGACGACTTTGTATTCCACATTAACCGACATCAATTCGCCCAGCAAAAATATTATTACGGTGGAGGACCCGGTAGAATACCGGCTGGAAGGGGTAAACCAGGTACAAGTCAACTATAAAGCCGGACTGAATTTTGCCGATGGGTTGAAATCCATTTTACGTCAGGACCCCAATATTATTATGGTAGGTGAAATCCGGGACGGTGAGACTGCCGATATTGCCATTCGGGCGGCACTGACCGGTCATCTGGTGCTGAGCACTCTGCATACCAATGATGCTCCCGGTGCCATTGCCCGGCTGATTGATATGGGAATTGAACCGTTTCTTGTCGCTTCCTCCGTATTGGGGGTCATGGCCCAGCGGCTGGTACGGGTGATTTGCCCGGATTGCAAGCAGAAATATATACCGTCGCCTGATTCGCCGGAACGGCTGTTTTTACAGCTGACGCCGGCAGCGGATATTACCCTTTACCGGGGAGCAGGCTGTCCCCGCTGCAATAATACCGGCTATCGCGGTCGGATGGCGATCCATGAACTGATGCCGGTCAGTCTGGCAATCCGGGATTTGATCAACTGCCGGGCAGGCGGCGACCAGCTGGCGGCGGCTGCGGTGAAGGAAGGGATGCTGACCATGGGACAGGATGGTATCCGTAAAGCGCTGGATGGGTTGACGACAATCGAAGAAGTGATGCGGGTCGCCTATTCGGACATAGCAGCAATCTAA